A segment of the Streptomyces pactum genome:
GCGGGTATCGTACCGCGCGCAGGCGCAGCAACGTGAAAGGTTCCCCTCCGTGATCACCCCCACCGCATCGGCCACCACCCTGAGCACCGGCCAGGCCGTGGACCGCCTCGGCGAGTTCACCGTCGTCGACGTCCGCTCCCCCGGCGAGTACGCGGGCGGCCACCTCCCCGGCGCGCACAACGTCCCGCTGGAACGGCTCGACGAGGCGGTGGACGCCCTGACGGCGGCCGCCGCCCGTGGCCCGCTGCTGCTCGTGTGCGCCTTCGGCAACCGGTCCGCCAAGGGCTGCGCGCGACTGGCGGCACGGGGCGTGGAGGCGGCCACCCTCGAGGGCGGCACGGGCGCGTGGGCGGCGGCCGGCCAGCCGGTCGAGCGTCCGGCCGGGGTCCGTAGGCCGTGGCCCATGGACCGGCAGGTGCGTCTCGCCGCCGGGTCGCTCGTCGCCGCCGGCTTCCTGGCCGGCCGAGTCTGGCGCCCCGCGCACTGGCTGTCCGGCGCGATCGGCGCGGGCCTGGTCTTCTCCGGGGTGACCAACACCTGCGGCATGGCCGCCGTGCTGGCCAGGCTTCCGCACAACCGGCCCGACGGGAACGCCGTGCCGTTCAAGGAGACGCTGGCGCGACTGGCGGCCTGAGCCGAGCCACCGTGGCGGCGGGCGCCGAACCCTTCGGGGATCGGCGCCCGCCACAATTTTGCATGCCGTGCATCTTTGCATACCATGCAACTTATGTCGGAGAAGAGTGCCGCGAGAGGCGGCCTGCGCGAGCGGAAGAAGCGGGCCACACGTGCCGCTCTCGCCGAGGCCGCGGTGCGTCTGGCCGCCGAACACGGAGCGGAGAAGGTCACCGTCGAGGCGATCAGCGCCGCCGCCGGGGTGTCGGTGCGTACCTTCTTCAACTACTTCGACACCCGCGAGGACGCCTTCGTCGTCATCGACGCGGACGCGGGTGGCCGCATACGGCGCGCCGTTCTGGACGCGCCCGCCGATCTCTCCCCGCTGGAGGCCCTGCGCCGCGCCCTGGCGGCGGAACTCGCCGAGGCGGAGCAGCACCACGAGCTGTGGCACCTGCACGCCGAGGTGCTGCACGCCTCACCGCACCTCCTGGCGCGCGGTGTCGGGGCGCACATGGCGGCCGAGGCGGACCTGGCCGAAGCCATCGCCGAACGCCTCCGCGGCGACGGCGACGGTTACGGCGACGACGACCGGGCCGGGCCGCCATCCGCGTCCGGGCCCGGCGAGGAAAGGCCCACGCCCCCGGGCCTCTATCCGCGGCTGCTGGCCTCCGTGGCGCACGCCGCGGTGCGGACCAGCATGGACCACTGGTCGGCACACCAGGACGAGGCGGCCTTCCTCGACGTGTTCGACGAGGTGTTCGCGCTCCTCGCCGCCGGTCTTCCGGCACCTTCCGCGTAACCACCGCGCGCCGGGCGCCGCGCGCCGGCGCGACCTCACTCCACCACCACCGAAAGAGATGCCGTGACCGCAGCTCAGGCGCCCGCCGACGCGCCTCCCACCGCCATGGACCGACGGCAGATACTCCAGGCCATGTCCGGCCTGATGGCCGGCATGTTCGTCGCCATCCTGGCGGGCACCGTCGTGTCCAACGCGCTGCCGACGATCATCGCCGACCTGGGGGCCAGCCAGTCCTCGTACACCTGGGTCGTCACCGCCGAGCTGCTGGCCATGACCGCGACGGTGCCCCTGTGGGGCAAGCTGTCCGACCTGTTCAACAAGAAGCTGCTGCTCCAGCTCTCCCTGCTGATGTTCGTGGTCGGTTCGCTGCTGGCGGGCTTCTCCCACGACACGACCCTGCTGATCTTCAGCCGGGTCGTGCAGGGCATCGGCGCGGGCGGGCTCACCGCGCTCGCGCAGGTCGTCATGGCCGCCGTGATCCCGCCCCGGGAACTGGGCAAGTACTCCGGCATCTTCGGTGCCGTGTTCGCCGTCGGCACCGTGGCCGGACCGCTGATCGGCGGTGTGCTGGTGGACACCGACTGGCTGGGCTGGCGCTGGTGCTTCTTCATCGGCGTGCCGTTCGCCCTGCTGGCCATCTTCCTGTTGCAGCGCACGCTGAAGCTGCCCACCGTCAAGCGTCAGGTGAAGATCGACTGGCTCGGCGCCTTCCTGATCGTCGCCGGTGTCTGCGCGCTGCTCATCTGGGTCTCGCTGGCCGGCAACCAGTTCGACTGGGCGTCCTGGCAGACCGGCGCGCTCGTGATCGGCGGTGTGCTGCTGCTGGGCCTGGCGGTCTTCGTCGAGGCGCGTACCGCCGAGCCGGTGATCCCGCTCGACATCTTCAGGAACCGCACGGTCACCCTCACCACGGTGGCCAGCCTCCTGGTCGGTGTCGCCATGTTCGGCGGAACCGTCTTCCTCTCGCAGTACTTCCAGGTGTCCCTGGGCAAGTCGCCGACCGTCGCCGGTCTGATGAGCCTGCCGATGATCCTGGGTCTGCTGGTGTCGTCCACCGTCGCCGGACAGCTCATCAGCCGGACCGGCAAGTGGAAGGGCTACCTGGTGGCCGGCGCGGTCACCATGACCGCCGGCCTCGCGCTGCTCTCCCTGATCGACGCGGACACGCCCTTCGGACTGCTCAGCCTCTACATGGCCGTCCTCGGCGTCGGCGTCGGCATGCTGATGCAGAACCTGGTGCTCGCCGCGCAGAACGACGTCCCCGCCGCCGAGCTGGGCGCCGCGACCTCGGTGCTGTCCTTCTTCCGCAGCATGGGCGGCACGATCGGCACCAGCGTCCTCGGCGCCGTCCTCGCCAACCGGGTCGCGAGCGAGATGACCGAGGGACTGGAGAAGGCGGGCGTCGCCGGCGGCGCGGAGGGCGGCTCGGGCGGCGGTGAGGGCAGCGTCCCGGACATGAGCACGCTGCCCGCCCCGATGCGGGAGATCGTGGAGCACGCCTACGGTGTCGCCACCGCCGACCTGTTCCTCGTCGCCACCCCGTTCGCGCTGCTCGCACTGGTCGCCGTGGTCTTCATCAAGGAGAAGCCGCTGAAGACCACCAGCGGCATGGAGCGCCTGGCCGAGGAAGCCGGCGAGGCCGCCCGCGCCACGGCCGCCGTCCCGGCGCAGCGCTCCGGTGACGCACCGTCGAAGGTGGACAGCGGACCGGCGTCCCCGGTCGGCTGAGCCCTCGGCTCGCGCGCGTCACGACCCGGTCGGGGCCGCCCACCGTGTGTGCGGCCCCGACGGGTTCAGGCAAAGCGGTAGACGACCCACGTCTGCTCGGCCACGCTGATCCGTTATGTCGGAAGATGCTGCGGACGGTGCCCGTCCGCGTTGGCTGGCCAAGCTCCTCAAGATCGACAGCAACGACAAGGTCGACCGCGTTCTGGTCACGACGCTCGCTGTCGTGACCACCCTTGGGGCAAGCGGTGGTCTCGTCAACCTTGCGGACCTCGAACCCGATACAGGGCCCTACGAAGCGGCCGCCGTCGCCTCCATGCTCACCGTGGCGACAATAGGCACGCTGTTCTGGAAGTTCACCGCTCCTCGCGAGAGTGCGGAGCAGGTGAGCCGCCGACGAGTCCGCGATGCCGAGCGGAATTTCGAAGAGGCATTGCGTGCCGGGCAGGCAACAGTGGACCCGGAAACGCCTGCTGGGCCTTTCGGCCCTCTCGACCGACGGGAAGCCGGAGCAGATGCGTCCCCGCCGGCGACGGTGGACCCGAGCCCTCGCGCCGGCGGCCTGGCGCTACCAGAGCTATGGACGCTGACTCACACTCGCCTGGACGCCTACCACGAGATCGCCCTCGCCCAAGCGCGGCGATCATTCCGCAACGCTCAAGTGGCGATGGGCCTCGGATTCGCATTACTGCTCGCCTTCGTGTTCGTCGCACTGAATGCCAGCACCACGGCCGGTGCGGTCGTCGCAGGCGGACTCGGTGCCGTCTCAGCAGCACTGGCCGGATATGTGAGCCGCACGTTCGTCGTGTCACAAACCGCTTCGGCAGCCCACTTACGCGCATACTTCGATCAGCCGCTCGAGTTCGCCAGGTACCTGGCCGCTGAGCGGATCATCATGGACTGCGGACTGGACCAGGCCCAGCGGACGGAGGTGCTCACGTCCTTGGTTCAGGCGATGGTCGCGCCGCCGGCAGCCCCGGATCCTGCCGGTCAAGTAGGTGCTCGCGGCATTCCTCAGTGATTCACCGGCGAACGTCCTTCAGAGCCAAGCCGCGATCCGGAACAGAACACAACTCAAGTGGCGACGGAAGAACTCGAT
Coding sequences within it:
- a CDS encoding rhodanese-like domain-containing protein, with protein sequence MITPTASATTLSTGQAVDRLGEFTVVDVRSPGEYAGGHLPGAHNVPLERLDEAVDALTAAAARGPLLLVCAFGNRSAKGCARLAARGVEAATLEGGTGAWAAAGQPVERPAGVRRPWPMDRQVRLAAGSLVAAGFLAGRVWRPAHWLSGAIGAGLVFSGVTNTCGMAAVLARLPHNRPDGNAVPFKETLARLAA
- a CDS encoding TetR family transcriptional regulator, producing the protein MQLMSEKSAARGGLRERKKRATRAALAEAAVRLAAEHGAEKVTVEAISAAAGVSVRTFFNYFDTREDAFVVIDADAGGRIRRAVLDAPADLSPLEALRRALAAELAEAEQHHELWHLHAEVLHASPHLLARGVGAHMAAEADLAEAIAERLRGDGDGYGDDDRAGPPSASGPGEERPTPPGLYPRLLASVAHAAVRTSMDHWSAHQDEAAFLDVFDEVFALLAAGLPAPSA
- a CDS encoding MDR family MFS transporter; protein product: MDRRQILQAMSGLMAGMFVAILAGTVVSNALPTIIADLGASQSSYTWVVTAELLAMTATVPLWGKLSDLFNKKLLLQLSLLMFVVGSLLAGFSHDTTLLIFSRVVQGIGAGGLTALAQVVMAAVIPPRELGKYSGIFGAVFAVGTVAGPLIGGVLVDTDWLGWRWCFFIGVPFALLAIFLLQRTLKLPTVKRQVKIDWLGAFLIVAGVCALLIWVSLAGNQFDWASWQTGALVIGGVLLLGLAVFVEARTAEPVIPLDIFRNRTVTLTTVASLLVGVAMFGGTVFLSQYFQVSLGKSPTVAGLMSLPMILGLLVSSTVAGQLISRTGKWKGYLVAGAVTMTAGLALLSLIDADTPFGLLSLYMAVLGVGVGMLMQNLVLAAQNDVPAAELGAATSVLSFFRSMGGTIGTSVLGAVLANRVASEMTEGLEKAGVAGGAEGGSGGGEGSVPDMSTLPAPMREIVEHAYGVATADLFLVATPFALLALVAVVFIKEKPLKTTSGMERLAEEAGEAARATAAVPAQRSGDAPSKVDSGPASPVG
- a CDS encoding TRADD-N-associated membrane domain-containing protein, producing MSEDAADGARPRWLAKLLKIDSNDKVDRVLVTTLAVVTTLGASGGLVNLADLEPDTGPYEAAAVASMLTVATIGTLFWKFTAPRESAEQVSRRRVRDAERNFEEALRAGQATVDPETPAGPFGPLDRREAGADASPPATVDPSPRAGGLALPELWTLTHTRLDAYHEIALAQARRSFRNAQVAMGLGFALLLAFVFVALNASTTAGAVVAGGLGAVSAALAGYVSRTFVVSQTASAAHLRAYFDQPLEFARYLAAERIIMDCGLDQAQRTEVLTSLVQAMVAPPAAPDPAGQVGARGIPQ